TCATTCATACATTTTCTAGAAAGAATAAGTAAGGTCCACTTCTGGTATCACCAATAAGCAGAAATGGCTAATGGGTTTTTCTGACACTGCAAACTAAACTGGAAAGTtactaaaaccaaaattatgCAATTTTTTGGGAAAGGCTTGTGTGTTTTTTAGCAAATCAAAACAGTAAAGTGATCTGAGCCTTCCcccaagaaataaataatacataaaataatgcttaatgtgatttttcttaaaaaggaGAAGTAAAATTTTTTTAAGGCTCTCATATCTGGTGGCTGTGAAATTCAGACTCCCACAAAATCCCAGGAATCTGATCAAGCCTGCCAGatacttaaagaaaaaacacaaaaagtgttttcattatatattaaaaaaaatataaaaatcaaaaaaatatgaaaacatatGTTCCATTTCTCATTTATCTCTCACTCTGTAGTATTAaggataaaaaaacaaacagagcaaaaccCCATCACCaacaacacaaagaaaaaaagaatccaaaagTCCCCAACCCCTCTCCAACACCAAATAGTATGCCTGATGGGAAAATAACCATGTGTTCCTCTTCCGGAAGAACTAGAAAGAAAAGCAACCCAACTGCAAGGCAATGGCGGCGTTCACTTCCAGTTCACAGTATTGCAGTTAGAAGTACAGTGAGGTCTAGGTAGGtgatggagcaggagctgcctggagcagggaaagaggaggTGTTCACATGACAATACAGCATTGACAGcgctttttcttttgtgtacCTGGGGCAGCTTCCAAGGGCAGgctctcttccttcccctcGGGAGAGGAGGGCTCTGTCGTGTCCGACAGGGGCCTGCCAGAGACCAGCTCTGCAGCGTTCCCATCCATGGTGGAAACATCAGTCACTGTCTTCTCCCGCAGTGACTTCTCGTCATCTTCGTCGATCAGCACAAGCTCTGCCTTGATGGTCTCATCGTAGCCCAGCACTTTCTTTGTCTCCTCTTCGTCATCGATGTTCTGGTAGCCCATAAATATCATTGTCACCGGCTGATCTGCAGTGGGCTCTGGGGTTTCACCACCACAGGGTTTGTCTTGTGGCTGAGGGTTCACAGCATGTCCTTTGCTGGATTTGTGTACCATTTCTAGCTTTGCCTCCTTGAAGAGCATTTGCTCCTTCATATGGCTAAGGTTTCCATCGGCTACCACATTTTTGTCTGACACAGTCATTGTTTCATACCCTCCTTTTACACTTGATTGTCCAGCTTTTTGCATAAGTTCATCTACGTCCTTTGAGCTTAATTTATGTACTCCATTTTCTACCACTGTGCCACCAGAGTGAACCTCATAGACTACCTTGGAACCATCATCATAGACTTTGAATCCTCTTTGATGGGCCTCATCTGGGCCAACAGGTGAAGCAGAGACAATCTTGGTCTCTCCTGTCTGTTTGTCTTTCTCCACATTAATTTCCATGGTGCACAAAGCTTGAATGAAAACAAGAGAGGAAGTGCATGttacaacaaaaaaagccagtgAATGGTTAATTGCCAAACAGACAAAGAAAACTATGGTGCCCCTTTTTCCTATCTCCTGCTTCTAAAGGGATAAGTGTTCTACGTTAGGGGTGCAACGCTTTGGACACTGTTACACTATGGCTTTGTGTTGGTGGAGGCTAGGCGTATCTGTGGCAAACAGGACCTTCTCTTCCAGCTCGTGTCACGTGGAGCTGTCTTTGGTCAACTAGGAGCACCAAGAGGTTAGGTGTAATTTAGACAAGGGAAGGTGACAGCATGCAAGTTTCCCTCTAACTTTTCATTCTGAACTTGCCTCAAAATTCAGAGAGAACTCCTCTACTCTCTTTTCTGACATCAAACTGCCAGTTAGCTGGTAACAAGTTTTGTTTGCTGCAACACCCAGACCATTTAATTATGAGTACTTGTCCTTGATTAACTCTTCCATTCGTAGCACTCAAAATCTTTTAGAAGGGtgaagaaatattatttatctcTGTTCTGCAtgtgggaaaacaaaatcacacGGGAATAGGACAAGTTCTCCCACAGGTGTGTGGCAGGGCAGCTCTCTCAGTTTCCACACCAAGACAACAACTGTGTCCTCTGCTTCCAGGTTAAGAGAAGGTATACAATAGCCAAAAGTGCTCCCTTGTTTATGTGAAATAAGCATTAAGCACCACTGtgaaagttgaaaaaaaaaaaaagtaataatgaaCTGATTTTCAAAGAGTCatgaaacaacaggaaaaaatgtgtgtgAGGGCTGTTGCTTTAGAATAGCAAAGGTTTTCTAGCAGTTAAGGATGTAGTAATGAGATGAAAAGTGTAGACCACACAGTAGGAATAGATGAGCAGTCTACTCTGCTCCTATATCCATTCTGAGATATGATGACATACCACTAGAcagcttttcaaagaaaaaatgtgcaaaGGCGTCTCAGACTTTCCAAAGTGTTCATTTGTTTAAGCATTCCTTATTATGCATATGAAGACATTTGGCTCCTGGACAGACATCCACAGACACTTAATTACAAATTACCACAGGCAGTGACAAGTGTTTGCAAAACTCACTATGATCACTTTCATCAATGAGCCTCAATGGTATAAACATGATTTATCTTTCCTGGGAATACCACaaactgaaatgtttgcttttttttcctgatttactTTCAAGTGAGTACAGAATATCCTTAACCCAAGAATCAATGCAGCTTGGtatgtttgtatttaaaaaaaaataattaaaataaaaatttactgTCACTTTAATATATTTCCTCAGTCTTTTTATTCACACACAGTAGAACTACTTTTCCTGCAACCTTAAAGCAAAGTATTTAATCATCAATACGAAATTTGTCATGACATGCATCATTACACTGCCTTTAGTGCTAGATAGAAAATTAATGTGTTGGTGAGCATGTGCATGCTGATCATGACATGGTCTCCTTTGTCCCCTAGGAGTGCAGTTTGGTGAGCAAAATGGTTGGATCTGTTAATCTACATGCTGTGTACATCTGCTCAGACCTTGGCCACCCCCAGCAGGTTCTGGTTAAGTAAAGTACATCATCACACAAATACCCGCACGGAGCCAGACATGCTGGTGGGTGAAGGAGCAATTCTGCCTCTTGAGAGTGATGCATTACTGAAGGCTAGAGTGGGCTGCAGAAGCACCATTCTCCCCTTGACCATTGCAACCTAGCAGACTATCCCTAAGGACTGTATTTTACCACTGCATCAGGAGGTTTGTGGACTAGTTGTCTCCATAGCTATCACGACCCTGGTCACAGGATGCCCATTTCCACAGTAAAGTAGGGCTTACAGTGTTTTGATatccctcctgtgctggtgtTTTTATGCTTGGCcatcccacagcagcctgggcagcctgaAGGAAGCTGCAAGGctgagagctgagctctgctttgAGGTGTGCAGCTGGAGACTGCAAGGCAGCTGGCATGGTTGGAAACAAGAAATTAAGGTTGGAAATGAAGAACAAACTATTGCCCCAGGGCTGGTAGCAATTAAGATACAAATCAGTTACTCTGAGAAACTGTGGCAGACAGCACCATATTGAAGCGCAGAATGCAGCTAGCATGGATCACTTGCTCTGGACTGTCCCAAGCCCAGGAACTGGTGTGCAAGTGCCCTTTATGTCTTATCCAAGTGCCTCTGCTCTGAAGCCTTTAATCCAGTTTATAGTGATAATTGAACAAAGAGTTGCAGGTACCAAGACTAACACTCTAGAACTTTCTAGGTGCAGTTTCTTGAGAGGGAAGAAGAATTTTGTGGCTTTGTGCCTAGGACTTGGGGAAGTGGGCTCTGAACATCACTTGACCTCACCAGGTCTGCTCAGACAAATATTGTTCAATAACTTTCAACATTACAAAGGTAAAAATAGAGGCTTGGCTTGTCTGTGGTGAAGATCTGTCAGGTTTCTGAGTGGTCAGCTGAACTGAAGCTAAGCTGAACCATGAGGCAGCAACAGCACATTCAGAAAATCATCTCTGATGGGCAGAAGTTCCTAATTTGTCCTGAGCACCACAACTCAAAAGAGAGGGCACCACCTGCCTGTCACCTTCTTAGAGAGAAGTAGCACCTTGAGCTCCCCTAGAGCTCCTgtgcttctccttttctttgaaaattaaaaatattatctggTACATGGAGTTTCATTACAGACTGGTGATTTTCATGTGAAATAGTTGAGTGCCATGTATTTGCAGTGCAGAAGAGCATGCAATCTGCCAGGCCCTCCCTGCTCTGATGCACAAATTTAGGTCAGTATTTGCATTAAAAGAAGGCTTGTACAGAAGGCTTGTAATTCCAAAGCAGATAGCAAAAATGTGATCGTTAAATCATGTGGACCTAACTGTATTTGTGTTTGTGACCTTGAGGAGCATGATCCTGACAAGGAGCAAAGACAAACTCCTGAACTTTACAAGAGAGAACTTTCAACTGTTCAAGGAGTTGGTGAATGAGACCCTCTGGGAAATTGTCCTTAAGGACTGAGGGGCTGACCAGAGCTGACAAGGCTTTGAGACCACTTTTCTTAGCATGCAAGAGCTCTCATCCCAGTGTGTAGGAAATAAACAAGGTAGGCCGGAAACTGGCACGGGGCTGAGCTAAAGTCACCTCCTCAAATCAAGGAGTACAAAAGCAACATCCCAGTGGAAGCAGGGACAGTGACCTGGGGAGACTAGCAATATGGGGTCAGGGGTCAGGAAAACCAAGGTTAAGCTGCAATaggacttggcaaggaacaTGAAGAGCAACAAGAAAGAATTCCGTAAGTACACAGGTTAGGAAAAAAAGGCCAAGGAACAAGAAGGGAAAACTGGTGATAACTGATATAGAGGAGGCTGAGGTACTCAATGAGTTCTTTTGCCTTGGTCTTCACTGGACTTAGGCTTCCCAATTCTCTGAAGTACCTGATCCTCTGGGTGGGTGTGAGGGAAGTGAATATCCTCCCACTGCAAGTGAAGAACATGTTTGGGATCCCTTGATGAAGCTGAATAGCCACAAGTCCATGGGACTGGATGACATGCATCCCAGAGTTCCAAGGGAACTAGCTGatattcaaggccaggctggatggaggtctgagcaacctggtctaggggaaCGTATCCCTGCCCCTAGCAGATGGGTTGACGGAATGAAATgatctttaagttcccttccaacccaaactagtCAATGattctttaattttatgttgTTGCCAAGCTACTCTCCATCACATTTGAAAAGTCATAGCAGTCAAGTGAAGTCCCCAGTGACTAGGAAAAGGGGAACGCTGcccacattttttaaaaggggAGAAAGAAGAACTGGGAAACTACAGACCAGTGAGCTTCACCTTTGTGCCTAGGAAGATCATGGAGCAGATGGTCCTAGACAATATGCTAAGGCACATAAAAGATAAGGAGGTTTTCTGAGGCAGCTATCATGACTTTACCAATGGAAAATCATGCTTGACTAATCTGGGGGTCTTCTGTGATGGAATAATGGCAATGGTCACTAAGGGAAGACCAACAGATGTCATCTATCCAGACTTCTGTAAGGCCTTTGATATGGTCCCCCATGACATCCTTGTCTCCAAATTGGAGAGACATAGATTCAATTGATGGACTATTTGTTAGATAAGGAATTGGCTGGCTCGCTGAAACCAGAGAGTTGTGGTCAATGGCTCTGTGTCCAGGTGAAGGCCAGGTATGACTGGTTTTCCTCAGGGCTCTCTCTTGGGACTGGTGCTCTTCAGTATCTTTATAAATTACATGGGCAGTGAGATCCAGGGCACCCTCAGCAAATCTGCAGATGGCAcaaagctgagcagtgcagctggcacaaaagaaggaagggatgccatccagggGGACCTGGACAAACCAGAGAAGTGGGCCCATGAGAAGAAGTCCAGCAAGTGCAAGTGCAAAGAGCTGCACCTGGATCGAGGCAATTCCAAATGTGAGGACAGATTGGGAGAAGGAGTCATTGAGAGCAGCCttgaggagaaggacttgggggttcTCAGGGATGAAAAGTTGGATATGAGGCAACagtgtgcacttgcagcccagagagccaattgtatcctgggctgcaccaaaagAAGTGTGGCCAGCAGCTTGAGGGAGGAGATTATCCCCCTCTACCCTGTCCTTACTCTGTCCACCCGGAGTACTGCATCCAGGTCTGCAGTTCTCAGCACAAGCAGACATGAACATTTTTGGAGTAGATTCAGAGGAGAGCCATGAAGATCATCAGAGGGATGAAGCACCTCTCTCATGAAGACAGACTGAGAGAGaattgtccagcctggagaacagaaaacTTTGTGGAGACCttattgcagccttccagtactaCTAAGAGGCTTATAAAAATGAGGGAGAGGGACTTTATAAGGGCAGATAGAGACAGGACAAAGGGCAATGGTCTTAAAGTGAAAGAGGGCAGATTTAAAtactcagagggtggtgaggcatggaacaggttgcccagagaagatgtggatgccccatccctgcaagttTTTGAAGGCCAGGCCTGGATGGTGCCCtaagcaacctgatctagtgaatggcatccctgcccatggcagggcactTGGAATTAGATTATCtttaaagttccttccaacccaaatctaAAATCCCATGGTTCTATATTTAAGAAGAGTTGCAAGATACATATTTTTATCTATGGTATGGAGTAGTGTCATGTAACAATGCCTTATATATTAGGGAAACTTCAGGCAACAAGTTATAGCACTTCTTCGAGGATGCTGTCCTAGAAAGTTAACAGGAGTGATCCTTTTGTATTTCAACTCTGGTTAATTTGATTAAGCTTTTGACTCTgtcaacattttattttcacatctcCTACCGCAATTTTACTGCAGTGTTTTTAGATATTGCCATAACATGTAGTTTATGACCAACCCAGGAATCACATTAAAGCTACTTGGCTAagtaaatgcataaaaatatgaTAGAAGTGAATAACAGAACCTTGCTTATCTGCCTATGTGCCTAATGTTTGTTCTCTGTGAGAAAACCTAGCAGCCCAGCTTGTCAAAGTAGTTGCAAAATGAACTAACATTGATGCTAAAATGTATTTAACCAAAGCATATTTACTGCAAAATGTGATCTACTAATAGAATATAAAACTATGTGACAATAGAGTTGGAACTGAAAGCAGTAATTGAAGATGACAGCCAGTATTCACAAGTACAAGTTTCTGCAGAAGCTTTAATAACAGTGAAACATGATGCAGCACTTCAGGACAAGATACTAAGGTGCCAAAAGAAGGATCTAGATTCTGCCTGTTTTGTGGATTCAGagacttttcttaaaaaaaaaatctacttacACTTTGAGCCTGTTTTAAGATGGATGGTTACACGTGACCTTTAAGAACACCTATTGCACACACACAATACATTTATCAGGGACTACATTAACAATGCTTCTGAGTCAtccaaaatatgaaagaaattattactTTCTTGTTGTCGACAAAATGGCACAAAACTCACAGAAAAGCTTGCTTTAAAGACATATCAGGGTAAGCACTGGTGGAAGGAAAGATTTTGGAATGGCTTGCAACAGAACTTACggaaaaaattacacatttcatAGCTGTGCACAGTGCCTTAGCTGCAGACATTGCTTTGCTATGCTGGTTAATCCATTTCTCAAGTAAGCCACCTTTTATCCCTTTCCTTGGGACACCTCTTAGGTAGCCACCAGCAATTCATTCTTGACGTAGGGAGTACATTGTTTAGAAAACaagaattttgaaaacaataaaaatgtacaGCTTCTAATAGTCTTGTTGTTACATTTAAGACACACACATAATCTGAAAAATAAGTGTTAGAACATTCTCTGTATGACTTCAAGCACAAAACAAGCCCATCTTTTCCCAAGAAGAAATAATGGCATACAAAGAAGTATAAATGacataaatatttgaagaatgCATGTGGTCTTGTGAGTGCCTGTCTGGAGTTGCATAGGTACAAGAAAGGACACAAAATCTTGGCCTAAATACTATGCATTTGTACCAGCAGAGATGGAGAGAACTAAATGTTTCcatgtttcaaaaaaaaaaaaaaaaaaaaaaaaaaaggcatttcctATCGTACTTGTATATAGCTCAGCTACCTTGTTCATAGAGTACTCACT
This sequence is a window from Vidua chalybeata isolate OUT-0048 chromosome Z, bVidCha1 merged haplotype, whole genome shotgun sequence. Protein-coding genes within it:
- the LOC128781595 gene encoding paralemmin-2-like, translated to MAEAELHKERLQAIAEKRKRQTEIEGKRQQLEDQILQLQHFKSKALREKWLLQGIPAGSAEEEEARRKQSEEDELKVKRLEENIHRLEQEIQKLESEESQISAKEQIILEKLKETEKSFDNLQKSFSHQDGDAVNYIYSQIPELPTLYSRTAVPVPGWDGSSRVAALCTMEINVEKDKQTGETKIVSASPVGPDEAHQRGFKVYDDGSKVVYEVHSGGTVVENGVHKLSSKDVDELMQKAGQSSVKGGYETMTVSDKNVVADGNLSHMKEQMLFKEAKLEMVHKSSKGHAVNPQPQDKPCGGETPEPTADQPVTMIFMGYQNIDDEEETKKVLGYDETIKAELVLIDEDDEKSLREKTVTDVSTMDGNAAELVSGRPLSDTTEPSSPEGKEESLPLEAAPGTQKKKRCQCCIVM